The Heyndrickxia acidicola sequence GCCTTACGCCGGGAAGCCAGTTTCACGTATTTGAAAATAGCGCTCATATGCCATATTTTGAGGAACAAGAAGAGTACGTAAGAGTGGTTCGTGAATTTTTAAGCAGTGTGGATAAACCTCCAGGGAAATGACATCCACTGTCCGAAATCTATAAAGAGAAATGATAATGGTTAACCCGTAGACCTTGTCAAGAATGATGGTTCTTTTTGTTCTATCATATCTATGTTCTAAATTTGCAATAATAAAGAACACATCCAGAATCCTACCTTAGCTATTCTAACAATCCCACTTCTTATAAGCTTTTAAACCAAGTATTAAATAGGGAAAACAAAAAATAAACTCTATCAGACTATTAACATATTATGTTAAAATGTCAAAAACAATAAGATGAGGAGTAGAAAATATGAAATTGATTGTTTACAAGAAAGATATTGAATATTTTCTAAATAACTTCTTAGACATAGCCACATATGATAAACAAGGAAATAAGCATTATTTTGTATTTCAAGATTATATCCGAGCAGGGAATTGGACATTAATGCATTATGTAACTAAAGCAAAGTGGACAATTCACGGAAAAGGTTCAGCCTATTGTGATGATAATGAAGTGGAATTAAAAGGCCAAGAATTAATTCGATTTTTATATAAGAATAGAAAGTATATTAACAACGAATTGAGAACAAAAAAAGACGTAATAAAGTCTTAGTACAAAAGAAAAAATTTAATTTGCGTGTTCCAAGAGAGGGCTACTATCCCCTTATATAGAGTAGTAGGGAAAATATAGGGGGATAGTGCAGGAACGAGAGCAAGGGGATTGCAGATTATCTGCCTGAGGAAAATCCTTGTGTAGAAATACTCATTCAGTAATACAAGGTAAATATGAAACGGATGATGCCTTTCCTTTTTATGGATAAATAATATGTTTTTTACATTTAGAATCACAAAAAAGATTGACTCAAAAATATACCTATGTTATTATTGTTAATTTGATAAAAAACATCAGGAGTGTTATGATTAAGTATGGTAACATTTATGGGGGTGTTTTTTTGTTTCAGATAGGTGATAACATTGTTTATCCGATGCATGGAGCAGGTAAGATTAAAGCAATCGAAGAAAAGGAAGTCTTAGGAAAAAAACAACAGTATTATGTAATAAAAATGTCCATTAGTAATTTGCATTTAATGATTCCTGCAGGTAATATAATTAATTCCGGTTTACGTCCAGTAACTGATTTGATGGCATTAGAAAATATTATAGAAATCTTTAAACATGGAGAGTCGGATCGGTCACTTGTTTGGAAGCAACGTTTTAAAGTAAACAGTGAAAAAATTAAAACAGGAAAAATCCAAGAGGGTGCTGAAGTTGTACGCGATTTAATGCGTATGCAGAAAGAAAAAGCACTTAATGGAAGTGAAAAAAAAATGCTGGTTAACGCACGCGAGTTTTTGATTAGTGAATTGGAATTAATCGAAGGGATTTCAGAACAACAATTTAGAAGCTTCTGTTAAAATTACTCCTTACCCAACTTCTTATACTCATCTTTATATTCGTCGCTAAATGCGAAATATTCTCTATTTAACTAATTTTGACCAATGTAATGTGAAAATCAGTTATGATCTATCCCTCTTCATACACTTGGGAACTGAGAGCCTATGATATAGAAGATTGTCTTGGAATACGTTTTTTAAGACGAATATAAATAATTTTCATCCATATTTTTTATTTTCTATAATAAGATCATGAATGATATAAACTCCGCATAATTAAATTTATATGGTATACTAAAATTAACCTTTTAAGTGTGTAATCATTTTATAGTACCTGTCTCAACACCCTGCTCCTTCGCTAAGCAGGGTTTTTTAATGCGAAAACAGATCAAAAAAAACAGGCTCTTTTGAAAAGAGCCTGTTTTTATCTATTAGTTTAATTAAGCTTTTTGTACGTTAGCAGCTTGAGCACCACGAGCACCTTGCTCAACGTCAAATGTTACTTTTTGACCTTCGTCTAATGATTTGAAGCCTTCAGTTTGGATTGCAGAGAAGTGAACGAATACGTCGTCTCCATTTTCACGTTCGATAAAGCCAAAACCTTTTTCTGCATTAAACCATTTAACTGTACCTTTTTCCATTGTTGTTGCCTCCTAGTGTGTAACCACACATTGTATTACTATCCTTGCCCAAAGTGATCATCAAGACGAAAAGTCAATACTTATACTATCCTTTACACCGAACAAAAATAATTCTATCTTATTATAACAGTAAAGATAATAAGTTTGCAAATAAAGAATAATGGGTTTTTATAGGCTACCCTGAAATGAACTTCTATTACGAGTTCGAATCATCAATCTAAACCGACCTCTGATAATAATCCTTGCATTATAGTTATGAACGAGTACACATTTTCATACACCATGGTGGGAATATGATTTAGCAGGGTGGTCTCTATTGAAAATTGATATGATTTTTCCCTATGTTGAATGCAGTGGAAAGCGAGTGACTGCAGCGGAAATTAACAGAGCTAAATATAGTATAAGGATACTACATTTGAAAATGTCATGAACACTTGTATCTTGATCTTTCACATAGTGAAAACTTAAATCGCAATTGAATATTAATAAAATTAAACATCCAATTAAATAATCAAAAATAAATTTTATTAAAATTAATTTTTTGTGTATATTTTTTAAGAAATATTAAGTATAATATCATTAATCGAAGGGGAGGATTGTCAACAACATGCCATATGAATTATTAACAAATTGCCCAGTCTGTACCCACACTTTAAAAATTACCAGGCTTCATTGCACCCACTGCCAGACCACCATTGAAAATGAATTTGAAGTATCTAAATTAGCCTCGCTTTCGAAAGAACAGCTTCAATTTGTAGAAGTATTTCTTATGTGCAGAGGAAATATCAAAGAAGTTGAGAAAGAACTTGGCATTTCTTATCCTACTGTACGGGGGAAGCTAAATGAACTCCTAACCGTACTGGGATACGAACAAAAAAAGAAAACTGAAACTGATGGAAAAAAGATTATTGCGATGGTAGAAACGGGTGAGATTACACCTGATGAAGCCATCCGCCTATTAAAAGAAAACTAGGGGGATGAACATGAAAGCGGAAATTGAAAAAGTGTTGACCATGGTCCAGGAAGGAAAAATTGATTCGGAAAAAGCATCAGAATTAATTGAGGTATTGAAACAAAAGGATACAGAAAAACATGTGATCAATAAATCCTCAAAGTACGCAGACAAAATGCTAAAAATTCAGGTGAAATCTTCTGTGGATGATAACGTCAATGTAAATCTGCCTATAAAGCTGGTGAAAGTTGTCCTGCTCGCTGGACATAATATTGCATCAAGTATCCCTCAATCTGAAAAATATGTAAAAAATATTGATGTAGACCTCATTATTGAAGCGATAGAAAATGAATTGGATGGTCAAATTATAGACGTTCGGTCTGCAGATGGGGATACAGTTAGTGTGAGAATCGAATAGGAGGTACTTCCGTGCTGGATGTTAACGTGAAAACAAAGGATGTGCGAGTTAAAATTCCGGTCCCCTATCTAATATTAGAAATGGGCATATCCCTTTTTTCCTCAAAATTACTTCAAAGAAGGCTTACCATTTGGACACAGATGAAAATGAAAGACAATCCCACAGTTCTTCTTTTACCAGCTTTAAATAAGAAAACGCTTAAACCCATTTTAAAAGAATTGAAAAGGCATAAAGGTTTAACGTTGGTACACATTACCTCCAAAGATGGTTCTGAAGTCAAAATTAAGCTATAAAATTAAACTTCTCGTTTTTAATTAGCAGCAGGCATTTTTAGAAGGACTCATTCGGGAAACAGCGATTTTGCACAACTTTCGGGGTACCGCCAAGATATCGGAAATTTTGTACGATAAGCCATTTTCTAAGATTACAACCCCTGATGTTCTACGCTAAGAAAATGAATTAGGGGTTGTATTTAGCTTTATTGTTTTCGAATTTTAATGTCCAAATAATGTTATGGTAAACTAACGCTCTTTAATCCAACAACGATTTAGTCATTAAACATCTTTTAAAATATTATTAAGTTCTATTTTTTTTCTTCTTTTCGATAATCGTTATTATTGTTTTTACTCATTATAAAAATATTGTGAAGTAAAACTATTTTTGATTATTCTTATTATGTAAGATAACTTAATAATCTATCAAAAGAATTGATCTCGGCATAGGGGATTATTTCGGTATCATTCTTAATTTTATGAGGATTGAACCATATGCCCTTTATATTTGCATTTTGACAACCACCAATGTCCTTTTCTATGTCATCTCCAACGAATAATGCCGCTTCCGGATGCACATTTAGCTTATTTAATGCTAATTCAAATATGCGTTTGTCAGGTTTACTAAATCCCACTTCTTCAGAAATAATTATTATATCAAAACATCTATTTAAATTAGTGTTCATTATTTTAGCTTTTTGTCTCTGAGTTGTGCCGTTTGTAATAATTGCAACTTTAACATTCATCTTTATAGTATTTACGATATTCATAGTATTTTGGTTTATAGAAAAACAATGAGGAAAATTATTATTCCAAAAATCTTGAATGTGATTACGTGGCAATCTATATTTTGGTGGAAATTCATCAAAAAATGATTCCAAAACCTTTATTTTATCACTATAGCCATAGCTTCTATGATCGTATTCCTTAAATTTTTGCAACATTTCTTTTTTGACTGAATGTTTAACATCCTCATAACACTTTTCTAAAATAATTAAAAACATTTTCTCTACTGCCTTATTCCTATTAAGTAAGGTATCATCTAAATCAAATAGCATTGCTTTATAACCTCTCAAACTACTTCACAGCCTCTCTTGCATTAATCTTTAGTTCACACCTTCAAGCTTTCAAATACGGGGATCATTTTAACTTTAGAAATAACTTCTGTATTGTAATAACAATGCTGCAAGGCAAATAATTGTATAAACCAAGGAAGTAAGAAAGGCAACATTCGGTAAAAACTCAGATTTTTGTTCTTCCACCTTGTATCCCGATGTTTGCTTGGGCTATCATATCTACATTTTTACTCCAAAACCCTCCTCCCTTTGAAGTAAAAAAACCAATAATAACAGTGACTGCAATTCCAATAAAAAATGAATAATCAATAAATTTCGTGTGAGTATAGTGAGTAATGCCGTAAATTAAGCCTAATAAAACAAATAAGGTAAGTATAATTGTGATTAATCGTTTCATTATTAGTTAGAGCCCCCTTTATAAAACCTATATCTAAACATTAACATATTTTGATTTTTTATTGGATATATTATCTTTTTTTGGTATTAAATCCTTATTGCATTAACCTGAATCTTTAGTTTAAGTGTAAATCTACTAATATTACTTCTGCATTAACATAAATATCCAATTCCCTTCTAAATAGAAAGAACCGAAAACTTCCCATTTTTGTAAATTATAACTTCGCCTTAGTTTAGCATCTTATCGGAAGATAAACGTGGTGAGTTCAGAGAACGCGGGATTCAAGATCAGTTACAAAAGCTAGTACATTAAATATTATAAATAATGCGATAAGGGTATTGAACACTGTATATTTAAGTGACGTAACAAAAGAGTTTCAGAAAAAAGGGTTTTAAAAGAAGAGTTACTTCTACACGTCTCTTCCTTAAGATGGGAACATATTAATTTCCTAGGAGAATATAAATTTAGATCGTTAAATAAAGATTGAAAAAAAACTTACCAAATTCC is a genomic window containing:
- a CDS encoding CarD family transcriptional regulator; amino-acid sequence: MIKYGNIYGGVFLFQIGDNIVYPMHGAGKIKAIEEKEVLGKKQQYYVIKMSISNLHLMIPAGNIINSGLRPVTDLMALENIIEIFKHGESDRSLVWKQRFKVNSEKIKTGKIQEGAEVVRDLMRMQKEKALNGSEKKMLVNAREFLISELELIEGISEQQFRSFC
- a CDS encoding cold-shock protein, which encodes MEKGTVKWFNAEKGFGFIERENGDDVFVHFSAIQTEGFKSLDEGQKVTFDVEQGARGAQAANVQKA
- a CDS encoding DUF2089 domain-containing protein, which gives rise to MPYELLTNCPVCTHTLKITRLHCTHCQTTIENEFEVSKLASLSKEQLQFVEVFLMCRGNIKEVEKELGISYPTVRGKLNELLTVLGYEQKKKTETDGKKIIAMVETGEITPDEAIRLLKEN
- a CDS encoding SHOCT-like domain-containing protein, with amino-acid sequence MKAEIEKVLTMVQEGKIDSEKASELIEVLKQKDTEKHVINKSSKYADKMLKIQVKSSVDDNVNVNLPIKLVKVVLLAGHNIASSIPQSEKYVKNIDVDLIIEAIENELDGQIIDVRSADGDTVSVRIE
- a CDS encoding HAD family hydrolase — its product is MLFDLDDTLLNRNKAVEKMFLIILEKCYEDVKHSVKKEMLQKFKEYDHRSYGYSDKIKVLESFFDEFPPKYRLPRNHIQDFWNNNFPHCFSINQNTMNIVNTIKMNVKVAIITNGTTQRQKAKIMNTNLNRCFDIIIISEEVGFSKPDKRIFELALNKLNVHPEAALFVGDDIEKDIGGCQNANIKGIWFNPHKIKNDTEIIPYAEINSFDRLLSYLT